In Listeria cossartiae subsp. cossartiae, one genomic interval encodes:
- a CDS encoding VOC family protein, with the protein MSFAVPYLVFNGEGQDALTFYSDVFQAEITSVQRFKEMNNFDGDAVFGERLMHSRLAKNGEEFIYITDAPYDGFTTGNRVTILINFESEEAIKYAYDALRADGKVEMELQVAFWGSTYAQVTDRFGVFWQLNFG; encoded by the coding sequence ATGTCTTTTGCAGTTCCGTATTTAGTTTTTAACGGGGAAGGTCAGGATGCTCTAACGTTTTATTCGGATGTGTTTCAGGCTGAGATAACTAGCGTTCAGCGTTTTAAAGAGATGAATAATTTTGATGGTGATGCCGTTTTTGGTGAGCGATTGATGCATAGCCGCTTAGCTAAAAATGGTGAAGAATTTATTTATATTACGGATGCGCCTTATGATGGTTTTACGACCGGGAACCGGGTGACGATTCTTATTAATTTTGAGTCTGAGGAAGCTATTAAGTATGCCTATGATGCTTTACGTGCTGATGGAAAAGTGGAAATGGAGTTGCAAGTGGCGTTCTGGGGTTCGACTTATGCGCAGGTGACGGACCGTTTTGGGGTGTTTTGGCAGCTTAATTTTGGGTGA